The following are encoded together in the Hemicordylus capensis ecotype Gifberg chromosome 4, rHemCap1.1.pri, whole genome shotgun sequence genome:
- the STX16 gene encoding syntaxin-16 isoform X2, producing the protein MATRRLTDAFLLLRNNAIQSRQLLAEQLADDRMALVSGISLDPEAAICVTKRLPPKWVDGVEEIQYEVSRIKVKMKELASLHDKHLNRPTLDDSSEEEHAIEITTQEITQLFHRCQRAVQALHSRSRSCTEQERRLLKNVVSSLAQSLQDLSTNFRHGQSGYLKRMKNREERSKHFFGTSVPLMDDGEDTTLYDRGFTDDQLVLVEQNTLLVEEREREIRQVVQSISDLNEIFRDLGAMVVEQGTVLDRIDYNVEQSCVKTEEGLKQLHKAEQYQKKNRKMLVILIMFVIVIFLIIVLIGVKFR; encoded by the exons ATGGCCACCCGGCGTTTAACAGACGCATTCTTGTTGTTGCGGAACAACGCGATCCAAAGCCGGCAGCTGCTGGCTGAGCAA CTCGCGGATGATCGCATGGCATTGGTCTCAGGGATCAGTTTAGACCCCGAAGCAGCTATCTGTGTAACGAAGAGGCTTCCTCCAAAGTGGGTTGATGGAGTGGAAGAA attCAGTATGAGGTCTCCAGGATAAAAGTAAAGATGAAAGAACTAGCTAGCCTGCATGACAAGCATTTAAACAGGCCAACTCTGGACGACAGCAGTGAAGAAGAACATGCAATAGAAATAACCACGCAAGAAATCACACAG ctctTCCACAGGTGCCAGAGAGCAGTTCAAGCATTACATAGCAGGTCTCGAAGCTGTACAGAGCAGGAGCGGCGGCTGCTGAAGAACGTTGTGTCGTCCTTGGCCCAGTCCCTTCAGGACCTGTCCACCAACTTCAGACATGGGCAGTCTGGCTATCTCAAGC GCATGAAGAATAGAGAAGAAAGATCCAAACATTTCTTTGGCACTTCAGTCCCCCTTATGGATGATGGTGAGGACACAACGCTGTATGATCGG ggCTTTACAGATGACCAGTTAGTACTGGTGGAGCAAAACACACTGTTGGTAGAAGAGCGGGAACGGGAAATCCGACAAGTTGTACAGTCTATTTCTGATCTCAATGAAATTTTTAGGGACTTAGGAGCAATGGTAGTAGAACAG GGTACAGTCCTTGACAGAATCGACTACAATGTTGAACAATCATGTGTTAAAACAGAAGAGGGATTGAAACAGCTACATAAG GCTGAGCAGTACCAAAAGAAGAATCGGAAGATGCTTGTCATTTTAATTATGTTCGTAATAGTAATTTTCCTAATTATTGTTCTCATTGGTGTGAAATTTCGCTAA
- the STX16 gene encoding syntaxin-16 isoform X1: MATRRLTDAFLLLRNNAIQSRQLLAEQVSSYSSSSPLTSRSMAAALADDRMALVSGISLDPEAAICVTKRLPPKWVDGVEEIQYEVSRIKVKMKELASLHDKHLNRPTLDDSSEEEHAIEITTQEITQLFHRCQRAVQALHSRSRSCTEQERRLLKNVVSSLAQSLQDLSTNFRHGQSGYLKRMKNREERSKHFFGTSVPLMDDGEDTTLYDRGFTDDQLVLVEQNTLLVEEREREIRQVVQSISDLNEIFRDLGAMVVEQGTVLDRIDYNVEQSCVKTEEGLKQLHKAEQYQKKNRKMLVILIMFVIVIFLIIVLIGVKFR, from the exons ATGGCCACCCGGCGTTTAACAGACGCATTCTTGTTGTTGCGGAACAACGCGATCCAAAGCCGGCAGCTGCTGGCTGAGCAAGTGAGTAGTTACAGctcctccagccctctgactTCACGTAGCATGGCTGCTGCG CTCGCGGATGATCGCATGGCATTGGTCTCAGGGATCAGTTTAGACCCCGAAGCAGCTATCTGTGTAACGAAGAGGCTTCCTCCAAAGTGGGTTGATGGAGTGGAAGAA attCAGTATGAGGTCTCCAGGATAAAAGTAAAGATGAAAGAACTAGCTAGCCTGCATGACAAGCATTTAAACAGGCCAACTCTGGACGACAGCAGTGAAGAAGAACATGCAATAGAAATAACCACGCAAGAAATCACACAG ctctTCCACAGGTGCCAGAGAGCAGTTCAAGCATTACATAGCAGGTCTCGAAGCTGTACAGAGCAGGAGCGGCGGCTGCTGAAGAACGTTGTGTCGTCCTTGGCCCAGTCCCTTCAGGACCTGTCCACCAACTTCAGACATGGGCAGTCTGGCTATCTCAAGC GCATGAAGAATAGAGAAGAAAGATCCAAACATTTCTTTGGCACTTCAGTCCCCCTTATGGATGATGGTGAGGACACAACGCTGTATGATCGG ggCTTTACAGATGACCAGTTAGTACTGGTGGAGCAAAACACACTGTTGGTAGAAGAGCGGGAACGGGAAATCCGACAAGTTGTACAGTCTATTTCTGATCTCAATGAAATTTTTAGGGACTTAGGAGCAATGGTAGTAGAACAG GGTACAGTCCTTGACAGAATCGACTACAATGTTGAACAATCATGTGTTAAAACAGAAGAGGGATTGAAACAGCTACATAAG GCTGAGCAGTACCAAAAGAAGAATCGGAAGATGCTTGTCATTTTAATTATGTTCGTAATAGTAATTTTCCTAATTATTGTTCTCATTGGTGTGAAATTTCGCTAA
- the STX16 gene encoding syntaxin-16 isoform X3, with protein sequence MDGADGINKPPQELDELADDRMALVSGISLDPEAAICVTKRLPPKWVDGVEEIQYEVSRIKVKMKELASLHDKHLNRPTLDDSSEEEHAIEITTQEITQLFHRCQRAVQALHSRSRSCTEQERRLLKNVVSSLAQSLQDLSTNFRHGQSGYLKRMKNREERSKHFFGTSVPLMDDGEDTTLYDRGFTDDQLVLVEQNTLLVEEREREIRQVVQSISDLNEIFRDLGAMVVEQGTVLDRIDYNVEQSCVKTEEGLKQLHKAEQYQKKNRKMLVILIMFVIVIFLIIVLIGVKFR encoded by the exons ATGGATGGGGCTGATGGGATCAACAAACCACCTCAGGAGCTGGATGAG CTCGCGGATGATCGCATGGCATTGGTCTCAGGGATCAGTTTAGACCCCGAAGCAGCTATCTGTGTAACGAAGAGGCTTCCTCCAAAGTGGGTTGATGGAGTGGAAGAA attCAGTATGAGGTCTCCAGGATAAAAGTAAAGATGAAAGAACTAGCTAGCCTGCATGACAAGCATTTAAACAGGCCAACTCTGGACGACAGCAGTGAAGAAGAACATGCAATAGAAATAACCACGCAAGAAATCACACAG ctctTCCACAGGTGCCAGAGAGCAGTTCAAGCATTACATAGCAGGTCTCGAAGCTGTACAGAGCAGGAGCGGCGGCTGCTGAAGAACGTTGTGTCGTCCTTGGCCCAGTCCCTTCAGGACCTGTCCACCAACTTCAGACATGGGCAGTCTGGCTATCTCAAGC GCATGAAGAATAGAGAAGAAAGATCCAAACATTTCTTTGGCACTTCAGTCCCCCTTATGGATGATGGTGAGGACACAACGCTGTATGATCGG ggCTTTACAGATGACCAGTTAGTACTGGTGGAGCAAAACACACTGTTGGTAGAAGAGCGGGAACGGGAAATCCGACAAGTTGTACAGTCTATTTCTGATCTCAATGAAATTTTTAGGGACTTAGGAGCAATGGTAGTAGAACAG GGTACAGTCCTTGACAGAATCGACTACAATGTTGAACAATCATGTGTTAAAACAGAAGAGGGATTGAAACAGCTACATAAG GCTGAGCAGTACCAAAAGAAGAATCGGAAGATGCTTGTCATTTTAATTATGTTCGTAATAGTAATTTTCCTAATTATTGTTCTCATTGGTGTGAAATTTCGCTAA